Proteins from one Mucilaginibacter jinjuensis genomic window:
- a CDS encoding AAA family ATPase has product MEQGLKLIAIKPLLHCAPKFLRVLNPGEVYYLYQGYKISPHTKTQEKITLPQTTVPAIFDIGHIKVELSAIVGKNGSGKSSLVELFYAILYNIAHRLDFIEEGDEEGEPYLKEPDVFADIYYQLNGTHYRIRSVGSQLLLNEFNSNGIGFKKSRGIRNLNQLSALFYCIVINYSQYSLNSRDLGHWIKAIFHKNDAYQTPIVLNPFRKEGNIDINTETYLVRSRLLANIMEGKDYALWFNSEQKIPERLIFELDEDKLGYKPEEEKRKELLEHYETYWPDTDRAIIDHFFSGKKIELGNGELEEFAKKYILLKLESISRKYKPYWRFRDFMNPESDQLRPFVAKLKGDLSHVAYKIKQAIHFLYLTTLPKLKKGFARSVFGLIQRIKAAREKEAGLPIIELIPPSFFKVDIEFHNKHDRFNLLSSGEKQKIYALSSLIYHLKNLNSVKVDTTNIPRAEKLVKYQNINIIFDEVELYYHPELQRRFIKDMFDNIRAAKLNDIKAINFLFVTHSPFILSDIPNNHILYLKAKQYKTEQLAQVAETFGGNIHDLLANSFFLDENGFMGEYARQVITSAFYYLSPDDRKSQKKPELEIEWDELKVRSVIDMIGEPLIKRSLNELFTDKFLPTVSEIDREIKRLQGLKAAKQSQSQP; this is encoded by the coding sequence ATGGAACAAGGTCTGAAACTGATCGCCATTAAACCGCTATTGCATTGCGCCCCCAAATTTCTTAGGGTCCTTAATCCTGGCGAGGTTTATTATTTATATCAAGGTTATAAAATTTCGCCACACACGAAAACACAGGAAAAGATCACCTTACCGCAAACCACCGTACCTGCCATATTCGATATTGGCCACATTAAAGTCGAACTCAGTGCCATCGTGGGGAAGAATGGTTCCGGAAAAAGTAGTCTCGTAGAACTGTTTTACGCCATACTCTACAATATCGCCCATCGACTGGATTTTATTGAAGAAGGAGATGAAGAAGGTGAGCCATATTTGAAAGAACCAGATGTGTTTGCTGACATTTATTATCAATTGAACGGTACCCACTATCGCATCCGCTCAGTGGGCAGCCAGCTATTATTAAACGAGTTTAACAGCAATGGCATAGGTTTTAAAAAAAGCCGAGGCATCCGCAACCTTAATCAATTAAGCGCCCTTTTCTATTGCATCGTAATCAATTATTCTCAATATTCCCTGAATAGTCGAGACCTGGGTCATTGGATAAAAGCGATATTTCATAAAAACGACGCATATCAAACTCCGATAGTGCTGAACCCTTTCCGCAAAGAAGGCAATATCGACATCAATACGGAGACTTACCTGGTCCGTTCCCGGCTGTTGGCCAATATCATGGAGGGAAAGGATTATGCACTCTGGTTCAATTCCGAACAAAAAATACCGGAAAGACTGATTTTTGAATTAGATGAAGATAAACTAGGTTATAAACCCGAGGAAGAAAAACGAAAGGAGCTTTTAGAACATTACGAAACGTACTGGCCTGATACGGACCGGGCTATTATTGATCATTTTTTTTCAGGTAAAAAAATAGAACTCGGCAATGGCGAACTGGAGGAATTTGCCAAAAAATATATCCTGTTAAAACTGGAAAGCATTTCCCGGAAATACAAACCTTACTGGCGCTTCCGGGATTTTATGAATCCTGAGAGCGACCAGTTGCGTCCGTTTGTTGCTAAACTCAAAGGTGATCTCAGCCACGTTGCGTACAAGATCAAGCAGGCCATCCACTTTTTGTACCTAACGACACTTCCCAAATTAAAAAAAGGGTTTGCGCGCAGCGTTTTCGGGTTGATACAACGTATTAAGGCGGCGCGCGAAAAAGAAGCGGGCTTACCTATCATCGAACTTATACCACCTTCATTTTTCAAAGTCGATATCGAGTTTCATAATAAGCATGACCGCTTCAACTTGTTGAGTTCCGGCGAAAAGCAAAAGATATACGCGTTGTCGTCCCTGATCTATCACCTTAAAAATCTTAACTCAGTGAAAGTCGACACCACGAACATACCTCGTGCAGAAAAACTGGTCAAGTATCAAAATATTAACATCATTTTCGACGAAGTAGAACTTTACTATCACCCCGAACTGCAGCGTCGTTTTATCAAAGACATGTTCGATAATATTCGCGCCGCAAAGTTAAATGATATCAAAGCCATCAATTTTCTTTTTGTGACCCATTCGCCTTTTATCCTGTCCGATATTCCCAATAACCATATTCTTTACCTTAAAGCCAAACAATACAAGACCGAACAACTTGCTCAGGTCGCTGAAACCTTTGGCGGCAATATCCATGACTTGCTTGCCAACAGTTTTTTCCTGGACGAAAATGGATTTATGGGCGAATATGCCCGGCAAGTTATCACCTCGGCGTTTTATTATTTATCACCGGATGACAGAAAATCTCAGAAAAAACCGGAACTGGAGATTGAATGGGACGAACTGAAAGTACGCAGCGTGATAGATATGATCGGCGAGCCGCTCATCAAACGCAGTCTCAACGAACTATTTACTGATAAGTTCCTGCCAACAGTTAGTGAGATCGACCGCGAGATCAAGCGCCTGCAGGGCTTAAAAGCCGCCAAACAAAGCCAATCGCAACCATGA
- a CDS encoding XRE family transcriptional regulator produces the protein MENTIATNLNRIRRWKNLTMQELADMAEISKQAISHYENGIRHPESHILIRLAKALNVDLGDFYEDKDVEIQLNSVYYRQGSHLSDLENQVIKDFASAYIKDYLELEEISGEQVLFDNPIKDQTIANPTDALKAAKELRKKWKLGDAPIYNIAHLLERKGIRVFKVLFNVNIEGLSGWVNHNRIPVIMINARQQDIPRMRFTLLHEVGHLLLAIRENTTEEMIERICDTFAGAVLLPEEIVIQTFSRGRTRVSMAELRNIKELYGISIMAIMVRARSSDAISIDQFCRWRESDYFGVDSGMYPGEEEPKKFFQMLYKCLSENKIGFDKAAKLSKKSEFHFRKEYYENLEYVF, from the coding sequence ATGGAAAATACAATAGCAACGAACTTGAACCGCATCCGTAGATGGAAAAACCTCACGATGCAGGAATTAGCCGATATGGCCGAGATTTCGAAACAGGCTATATCACATTATGAAAATGGTATCCGGCATCCTGAAAGCCATATACTCATCAGGCTTGCCAAGGCATTAAACGTTGACCTCGGCGATTTTTATGAAGATAAGGACGTTGAGATACAACTGAACAGTGTTTATTACCGACAGGGCAGCCATTTAAGCGATTTGGAAAATCAGGTAATTAAAGACTTTGCCAGTGCTTACATTAAGGATTACCTGGAACTGGAAGAAATTTCAGGCGAGCAGGTGTTGTTTGATAATCCGATTAAGGATCAAACGATCGCTAATCCTACTGACGCATTAAAGGCGGCTAAAGAGCTTCGGAAGAAATGGAAATTAGGCGACGCGCCTATATACAATATAGCGCACCTGTTGGAGCGTAAGGGCATACGGGTTTTTAAGGTTTTGTTCAATGTGAACATTGAAGGCTTGTCGGGCTGGGTTAACCATAACAGGATACCTGTCATCATGATTAACGCCCGTCAACAGGATATACCGAGAATGAGATTTACCCTTTTGCACGAGGTAGGTCACCTCTTACTGGCCATCAGGGAAAACACTACGGAAGAAATGATCGAAAGAATCTGCGACACCTTTGCAGGGGCGGTATTATTACCGGAAGAAATTGTTATTCAGACTTTCAGCAGGGGCAGAACGCGGGTTTCGATGGCCGAGTTGCGGAATATCAAAGAACTGTACGGTATTTCTATTATGGCCATAATGGTTAGGGCGAGATCGAGTGATGCCATTAGTATAGATCAGTTTTGCAGATGGCGGGAATCGGATTATTTCGGTGTTGATTCAGGAATGTATCCCGGTGAGGAAGAACCTAAAAAGTTTTTTCAAATGCTATACAAATGCCTGAGTGAAAACAAAATCGGTTTTGATAAGGCTGCCAAATTGAGTAAAAAAAGCGAGTTCCATTTTAGGAAGGAGTATTACGAAAACTTAGAATACGTTTTTTAA
- a CDS encoding ThiF family adenylyltransferase has product MEFHLKMTGDSHRQLREHLFPGDEKEAIAFALCGRHITSNQKWLLVHRLLFIPHDVCIRKGDFIEWPTNLIDDLVNEAARKGMGVLKIHSHPKGDTSFSELDDASDRIIFPSIYSLMNDTEPHMSAIMYEDESIIARVVTPGNEFLNVERITVVGDTVKLMRSKNEFTTHAASLRNQQTFGEGTVSLLKDMTVVVIGCSGTGSITIEQLARLGVGKLIIADSKPIDYKNLNRILNSKEEDARYKRPKVDVLKAAITSFGFNTEVEIYQSLLQEDPRLINAAIGADFAFGCVDSVEGRSILNSLATFYLLPYIDMGVKLVADKKGGIDEISGSVHYLQPGKSSLLSRGVYTLQQLSSEELKRTNPEMYEEQRKRGYVVNMDVESPAVISINMQVSSLAVLEFLARIHPFRYDPNKRFAQTDITISEWEIWHSEEGEPDRYLAKFAGRGLMQPFLNLSSLRML; this is encoded by the coding sequence ATGGAGTTCCACTTAAAAATGACCGGTGACAGCCACCGGCAACTGAGGGAACATCTTTTCCCCGGTGATGAAAAAGAAGCCATCGCGTTTGCATTATGTGGCCGTCACATTACAAGTAACCAGAAATGGTTACTTGTACATAGGCTATTGTTTATACCACATGACGTATGTATCAGGAAGGGTGACTTTATAGAATGGCCGACGAACCTGATTGACGATCTGGTGAATGAAGCTGCCAGAAAGGGAATGGGTGTTTTAAAAATACACTCCCATCCGAAAGGTGATACCAGTTTTTCTGAACTTGATGACGCTTCTGACCGTATTATCTTTCCGTCCATTTATTCGCTGATGAACGATACGGAGCCGCACATGAGCGCGATAATGTATGAAGACGAGTCCATTATTGCCAGGGTGGTAACACCGGGTAATGAGTTTTTAAACGTTGAAAGAATTACCGTTGTAGGGGATACTGTTAAATTGATGCGCAGCAAGAATGAGTTTACCACCCATGCTGCCTCGCTGCGAAATCAACAAACATTTGGCGAGGGTACGGTATCTCTTCTAAAGGACATGACGGTCGTAGTGATTGGTTGTTCGGGTACCGGTAGTATAACTATTGAACAGTTGGCGAGATTAGGAGTGGGTAAATTAATAATCGCGGATTCAAAACCAATCGACTATAAGAACCTTAACAGGATATTAAATTCTAAAGAAGAGGACGCACGTTACAAAAGGCCGAAGGTCGATGTTTTAAAAGCGGCGATCACCTCTTTCGGGTTTAATACGGAAGTTGAAATATATCAGAGCCTGTTACAGGAAGACCCTAGGCTGATCAATGCCGCTATAGGTGCCGATTTCGCGTTTGGATGTGTTGATTCGGTTGAGGGACGCAGCATTTTAAACTCCCTGGCTACTTTTTATCTTTTGCCATATATAGATATGGGTGTAAAATTAGTTGCAGATAAAAAGGGCGGTATAGATGAAATATCGGGTTCAGTGCATTATTTACAGCCGGGTAAATCATCCTTGCTTTCAAGGGGTGTTTATACATTGCAACAGTTAAGTTCAGAAGAACTAAAAAGAACCAATCCTGAAATGTATGAGGAACAGCGTAAAAGAGGCTATGTGGTAAATATGGATGTGGAAAGTCCGGCTGTAATTTCTATCAATATGCAGGTTTCGTCGCTTGCCGTATTGGAGTTTTTAGCCAGAATACACCCATTTAGGTATGATCCCAATAAGCGGTTTGCACAAACCGATATAACGATCAGCGAATGGGAGATCTGGCATTCCGAAGAGGGTGAGCCGGATAGATACCTTGCTAAGTTTGCCGGGCGCGGATTGATGCAGCCATTTTTAAATTTATCATCACTACGCATGTTATGA
- a CDS encoding Fic family protein encodes MYIHQLKGWPNFTWNTEALLTRLGEVRHRQGRILGLMSSAGFKLRETAVLDTLTLDVTKSSEIEGEKLNTEQVRSSIARRLGIELAGAVPADRSVEGVVEMMLDATQRYTDELTADRLYDWHAALFPTGRSGMHKITVAAWRTPEAGPMQVVSGAMGKEKVHFEAPEAERLGAEMETFLKWFNSEPMTDMVLKAAVAHLWFVTVHPFDDGNGRITRAITDMQLARADGTPQRFYSMSAQILREKTAYYDILEQTQKGGLDITTWLSWFLDCLFHAMDHTEKTLATVVNRTKFWERNRDTALNSRQQYMITTLLDDFFGSLTSTKWAKMTKSSPDTALRDIQDLIEKGILEKEPGGGRNTTYHLVTS; translated from the coding sequence ATGTATATACATCAGTTAAAGGGATGGCCAAATTTTACCTGGAACACGGAAGCTTTGCTGACGCGGCTTGGAGAAGTACGCCACAGGCAGGGGCGTATACTAGGCCTAATGAGTTCTGCTGGTTTTAAATTGCGGGAAACAGCAGTGCTGGATACCCTTACACTAGATGTAACCAAATCCAGCGAGATAGAAGGAGAAAAATTAAATACCGAACAGGTACGCTCATCCATAGCACGCAGATTAGGGATAGAACTAGCCGGAGCTGTCCCCGCAGACCGTAGTGTAGAAGGCGTTGTGGAAATGATGCTGGATGCAACGCAACGTTATACAGATGAACTTACAGCCGACCGCCTGTACGACTGGCATGCTGCCTTATTTCCAACCGGTAGAAGCGGAATGCATAAAATAACGGTTGCCGCGTGGCGCACGCCGGAAGCCGGGCCGATGCAGGTCGTTTCGGGCGCAATGGGTAAGGAAAAAGTACATTTTGAAGCACCCGAAGCGGAACGCCTGGGTGCTGAAATGGAAACATTTTTAAAATGGTTCAATTCGGAACCAATGACTGATATGGTGCTAAAAGCGGCAGTAGCGCATTTATGGTTTGTAACCGTACACCCCTTTGATGATGGTAATGGCCGTATAACGAGAGCAATAACGGATATGCAGCTTGCCCGCGCCGACGGCACACCACAACGTTTTTATAGTATGTCTGCGCAAATACTTCGTGAAAAAACGGCCTATTACGATATACTGGAACAAACCCAAAAAGGAGGGCTGGATATAACGACCTGGCTAAGTTGGTTCCTGGATTGTTTGTTTCATGCGATGGATCATACGGAAAAAACTTTGGCCACCGTCGTAAACAGGACTAAATTTTGGGAACGCAATCGTGATACCGCGCTCAATAGCCGGCAACAGTATATGATCACCACTTTACTGGATGATTTCTTTGGAAGCCTGACCAGTACCAAATGGGCAAAAATGACAAAAAGCTCGCCTGATACGGCTTTAAGGGACATACAAGACCTTATTGAAAAAGGCATACTGGAAAAAGAACCCGGAGGTGGCAGGAATACGACTTACCATTTGGTTACATCCTAA
- a CDS encoding multiubiquitin domain-containing protein → MENIKEPHEVQHFATSVNEIELLFHEPKVSGLELMEKADLKHIECLELFQLFEDNFKKIAKDEIVDLSAKGFERFVTKEAEYRGYSVNNDPEVTDKRELTPVEILKLAGLDPEEHFLILVNKDGTKVSYGHQPQVKIKIQCGGMHFVTERKDCIVDIEHCFNCGVIPVIAFKYIIKINTTPFTVDKPAMTGREILALINETPETYYLRYKHKGGAKIVEADEVVDFTACGIERFSAKAKNCTEGRVNKRDFLLPEEDINYLEEKGIAYETVLNGETQWVILRGYGIPAGYNHANPDIAIRIPQNYPIAPLDMFYMYPNLARTDNQAIGALSPLTIEGKSYQQWSRHRTAANQWVPGEDNLATHIALMNHSLQQEFNKR, encoded by the coding sequence ATGGAAAATATCAAAGAACCGCATGAGGTTCAACATTTTGCAACATCAGTTAATGAGATTGAGCTTCTGTTTCACGAGCCTAAAGTTAGCGGGTTAGAACTGATGGAAAAGGCTGACCTGAAACACATCGAATGCCTGGAGCTATTTCAGCTTTTTGAAGATAACTTCAAAAAAATAGCAAAGGATGAAATCGTTGATTTATCAGCAAAAGGGTTTGAGCGTTTTGTTACTAAAGAAGCCGAATACAGGGGCTATAGTGTAAACAATGATCCGGAAGTTACGGATAAACGTGAGCTGACCCCGGTGGAAATATTAAAACTGGCTGGCCTCGACCCGGAAGAGCATTTTCTGATTCTGGTTAACAAAGACGGCACTAAGGTTAGTTACGGGCATCAACCACAGGTCAAGATAAAAATTCAATGCGGCGGTATGCACTTTGTCACCGAACGTAAGGATTGCATAGTTGATATTGAGCATTGCTTTAACTGTGGCGTTATACCTGTCATAGCTTTTAAGTACATTATCAAAATCAATACCACACCGTTCACGGTTGATAAACCCGCTATGACTGGCCGTGAGATACTGGCCTTAATCAATGAAACCCCTGAAACCTACTATTTAAGATATAAGCATAAAGGGGGGGCTAAAATTGTCGAAGCCGACGAGGTAGTTGATTTCACAGCCTGTGGTATTGAAAGGTTTAGTGCCAAAGCCAAAAATTGTACAGAAGGTCGCGTTAACAAACGCGACTTTCTTTTACCGGAAGAGGATATTAATTATTTGGAAGAAAAAGGTATCGCGTACGAAACTGTTCTCAATGGTGAAACGCAATGGGTTATTTTACGCGGCTATGGTATACCTGCGGGTTATAACCATGCTAACCCTGATATAGCCATTCGCATACCGCAAAACTATCCCATTGCACCGCTCGATATGTTTTATATGTATCCAAACCTGGCAAGAACCGATAATCAGGCCATAGGCGCTTTATCTCCGTTAACCATTGAAGGCAAATCTTACCAGCAATGGTCAAGACACCGAACCGCAGCTAATCAGTGGGTACCCGGTGAAGATAACCTGGCGACCCACATTGCGCTAATGAACCATAGTTTGCAACAAGAATTCAACAAACGATAA
- a CDS encoding sacsin N-terminal ATP-binding-like domain-containing protein gives MDQDIEALFQNHYQYYATVGIETIKQQAGQVEQVSIDYQGRVIYELLQNSFDKALKQIKVLVKNGNLYIANDGTRFTYRENYNYQQGSDIRGDFQALCSISTSDKDVNTSIGNKGVGFKSAFSVSSHDYADIHTDGNIIGRDNVIIRRTLVSFRIYDTFKDADDIPDQLDMVTADKLREQIGKANLHNKDKGVPGYYYPILLKERDAVVSGLMDEGFVTVIQVPLSTGGITDMARFFRDISGINFHFIQLRVNNPITIHFETEGAENLTFQRGIQESEPGLLFHCPVNDNLKTLAQNAGINLRQPRVAVYFRTGLDKHGETGKLYNYLPTTISSPFHFVDLHADFHTSVDRTGINWDLKIGAYNKALLEACTELLCYAINSYLDSTHRQKLNYRYIDTRELATMANLDFKWFYLKSDGGLDTFRTVRRILDIGNNRYAIASTLLANIALKFFRSAPQGGKDAYTSFFNHVAGFTDNFARGYGGYRERTTEFKLQLAKDLVRLKAQVIPEGPEGPVSITDEIIFRDNRNDLAKVPPFIGVNLTSFEVPDEELKKGLGIKNFNDRNEILKYFRQVSPTGNFRDKKSAYTVDEQRLLLSSIASMMGRNTETIVSTHRYSGYVNSRGDNNSVADLANFALSTIFLRTTSKVYKPAQLCANDEIDLKFLPEMPEGVHVDTFLKYLGVSFNREYRFVDKPISDRLMKGLDYIPAISVRPGGKDDQLVYANIVRHARIIYRKKEVHPAVINNQYSFLTEMKTYEFKEEGIPLLVRNYDSFPKIYLDMLLAVCRKNMAVKKNDMVRFYQQVFRPFLKKLKICLVSERGELKFVNAGTPVFIVTSEDDYRLAIQRDIPVLCFYVSRIINPKDDNLNGTIIIFREGRLHVADPVDKTAYFRTLLEKRMFYLLKEISILRLTNLDYFESPELIVQLSAKLACTRFIEASCLKREIHSDYFEEPVPDVREFDADKTTVYMLRDLQKSGAAQAIAKGLLTSHQYAGAVELIIFHRSDSSLEVLYGKYRADYEVFQKKWITNYSDRFARFVRKIMSTAGISRPNNDPAWYRYNMQHRSQLLLAIYEKGDLGRLIQIIDGIKETFDNGVFFYFALDIDYNMYDERIARLKLIIDAHPGDVADSFAKRVKALIGKLGIDDPLDRLEGEMRVSYPGAFVNGSEGERLRETKEQVGIESAVERIFKSFPGTPERTQTLFHTGENTVVQVDIKMRKVIYQGKDLPGQGSEETGASGEVDVLLVMIRHLLLKTVLERKKALKKVYELILEKSKKDDATIKKKRDIYNNCLHCVDDDQALTKALIPFYYVTLHDKYAFADLFAWYDGRAMVIEVKSTTNARKGDFTLSGSEVNEAMGNNNYMIVRVTPEEMIFLGNPIFDIKEKLTKIEGTNFEIIPTAYNFKYFKTEP, from the coding sequence ATGGATCAAGATATCGAAGCACTTTTTCAAAACCATTATCAATATTATGCGACCGTCGGTATCGAAACGATTAAACAGCAGGCCGGCCAGGTAGAGCAGGTCAGCATAGACTATCAGGGAAGGGTAATCTATGAATTGCTGCAGAACTCTTTCGATAAAGCCCTGAAACAAATAAAGGTGCTCGTTAAAAACGGCAACCTGTATATAGCCAACGACGGCACCCGGTTCACTTACAGAGAAAATTATAACTATCAGCAAGGCTCCGATATCCGCGGAGATTTTCAGGCGCTTTGCTCGATATCCACCTCCGATAAGGATGTTAATACCAGCATAGGCAACAAAGGCGTAGGTTTTAAATCCGCATTTTCCGTGTCTTCTCATGACTATGCTGATATACATACCGACGGAAATATCATCGGCAGGGATAACGTGATCATTCGTCGGACCTTGGTGTCGTTCAGGATATACGATACTTTCAAGGATGCAGACGATATTCCGGATCAGTTAGATATGGTAACCGCCGATAAACTCAGAGAGCAGATCGGTAAAGCGAACCTTCACAATAAAGATAAAGGGGTACCCGGTTATTATTATCCTATTTTATTAAAAGAACGCGATGCCGTGGTGTCCGGGTTGATGGACGAGGGCTTCGTTACCGTGATCCAGGTTCCACTTTCGACCGGCGGTATTACGGATATGGCACGCTTTTTCCGTGATATCAGCGGCATCAATTTCCATTTCATACAATTGCGCGTCAATAATCCGATCACAATCCATTTTGAAACCGAGGGTGCCGAAAATTTGACCTTCCAAAGGGGGATTCAGGAGAGTGAACCAGGGCTGCTCTTTCATTGCCCGGTAAATGATAACTTAAAAACATTAGCGCAAAATGCCGGCATTAATCTCAGGCAGCCAAGGGTAGCGGTCTATTTCAGAACTGGGCTTGATAAACACGGAGAAACAGGCAAGCTTTACAACTACCTACCGACGACGATAAGCTCACCCTTTCATTTTGTAGATCTACATGCCGACTTTCACACCTCCGTCGATCGGACAGGCATCAACTGGGATCTTAAGATAGGCGCTTACAACAAAGCCTTATTAGAAGCATGCACCGAGCTTTTATGTTACGCAATAAACAGTTATCTCGATTCCACCCACAGGCAGAAGCTAAATTACCGTTATATCGATACCAGGGAACTGGCGACAATGGCGAATCTTGATTTTAAGTGGTTCTATCTGAAATCCGATGGCGGCCTAGATACATTCCGCACGGTTCGCAGGATACTGGATATTGGGAATAACCGGTATGCCATAGCATCCACTCTGCTAGCCAATATTGCGTTGAAGTTTTTCCGTTCCGCACCTCAGGGTGGCAAAGATGCTTACACCAGTTTTTTTAATCACGTGGCAGGTTTTACGGACAATTTTGCAAGGGGATACGGTGGCTACAGGGAGCGCACCACCGAATTTAAATTACAACTAGCAAAAGACCTTGTCCGACTAAAAGCCCAGGTAATTCCCGAGGGGCCTGAAGGCCCCGTGTCGATTACCGACGAAATCATTTTTCGAGATAACAGAAACGATCTGGCCAAAGTTCCGCCATTCATCGGCGTAAACCTGACCTCGTTCGAAGTGCCTGACGAAGAACTGAAAAAAGGGCTCGGCATCAAAAATTTTAATGATCGTAACGAGATCCTTAAATATTTTCGCCAGGTGTCGCCAACGGGCAATTTCAGGGACAAAAAGAGTGCGTACACCGTCGATGAACAGCGATTGCTATTAAGCAGTATCGCTTCGATGATGGGCAGGAATACGGAAACGATCGTCTCGACCCACCGCTATTCAGGCTACGTCAATTCCAGAGGCGACAATAACAGCGTTGCCGACCTGGCGAATTTCGCACTGTCGACCATATTTCTGAGGACAACATCGAAGGTTTACAAACCGGCGCAACTATGCGCCAATGACGAAATCGACCTTAAGTTTCTTCCGGAAATGCCGGAGGGCGTGCATGTCGATACTTTTCTTAAGTATCTCGGCGTCTCCTTTAATCGGGAATACCGTTTCGTCGACAAGCCCATCAGCGACAGATTGATGAAAGGCCTTGATTATATCCCGGCGATCTCGGTACGGCCGGGTGGAAAAGATGATCAACTGGTGTATGCGAATATCGTCAGGCATGCCAGGATCATCTACCGAAAAAAGGAAGTACACCCGGCCGTGATCAACAACCAGTATTCATTTTTAACTGAAATGAAGACCTACGAATTCAAGGAAGAAGGTATTCCGTTGCTTGTCAGGAATTATGATTCTTTTCCGAAAATCTATCTTGATATGCTGCTGGCGGTATGCCGTAAAAATATGGCTGTGAAGAAAAACGATATGGTCAGGTTCTATCAGCAGGTTTTTCGGCCCTTCCTTAAAAAACTTAAAATATGCCTTGTCTCCGAACGCGGCGAACTGAAATTCGTCAATGCGGGAACGCCGGTTTTCATCGTGACGAGCGAGGATGATTATAGACTCGCCATTCAGCGCGATATCCCGGTGCTCTGCTTTTATGTAAGTCGGATCATTAATCCTAAAGATGACAATCTGAATGGGACGATAATCATCTTCAGGGAGGGCAGGCTCCACGTCGCCGATCCGGTCGATAAAACGGCTTACTTCAGAACCTTGCTTGAAAAGAGGATGTTTTATTTATTGAAAGAGATCTCGATTTTAAGGCTAACAAATCTGGATTATTTTGAAAGCCCGGAATTGATTGTTCAGTTATCGGCAAAACTGGCCTGTACCAGATTTATCGAGGCTTCATGTCTCAAACGGGAAATTCATTCGGATTACTTCGAAGAGCCTGTTCCGGACGTTCGAGAATTCGACGCGGATAAAACAACAGTCTATATGCTCAGGGACCTTCAGAAAAGTGGCGCGGCGCAGGCGATCGCCAAAGGTCTGCTTACTAGCCATCAATATGCAGGTGCCGTCGAATTGATTATCTTCCATAGAAGCGATAGCTCCCTCGAAGTACTATATGGAAAGTATAGGGCCGATTACGAAGTATTTCAAAAAAAATGGATTACCAATTATTCCGATCGATTTGCTAGGTTTGTAAGGAAGATCATGTCCACCGCTGGAATAAGCCGGCCCAATAACGACCCGGCGTGGTACCGGTACAATATGCAACACAGAAGCCAACTCCTGCTGGCCATTTACGAGAAGGGTGATCTCGGTCGTTTGATTCAGATTATAGATGGGATCAAGGAGACCTTCGATAATGGTGTTTTCTTCTATTTCGCATTGGACATCGACTATAATATGTACGATGAACGCATCGCAAGGCTCAAGCTGATTATCGATGCACACCCGGGAGATGTGGCGGATTCGTTCGCTAAGCGGGTCAAGGCACTGATCGGCAAACTCGGAATCGATGACCCGCTGGACAGACTGGAAGGTGAGATGAGAGTCAGCTATCCGGGAGCATTTGTCAATGGATCGGAAGGTGAGCGCCTCCGCGAAACTAAGGAGCAGGTCGGTATAGAATCGGCAGTCGAGCGGATCTTCAAGAGCTTTCCGGGCACTCCGGAACGAACGCAGACGCTTTTCCACACTGGGGAAAATACCGTAGTGCAAGTAGATATTAAGATGAGAAAGGTGATTTATCAGGGGAAAGATCTTCCCGGACAAGGTAGCGAAGAAACGGGGGCCAGCGGCGAGGTCGACGTTCTTCTGGTGATGATCCGCCACCTGTTGTTAAAGACCGTGCTTGAACGAAAGAAGGCGTTGAAGAAGGTTTACGAACTGATCCTTGAAAAGTCGAAAAAGGATGATGCCACGATTAAAAAGAAGCGGGACATCTACAATAACTGCCTACATTGTGTCGACGACGATCAGGCCCTTACTAAAGCGCTGATCCCTTTTTATTATGTAACTCTCCATGATAAGTACGCCTTTGCGGATTTGTTCGCCTGGTATGACGGTCGGGCAATGGTGATCGAAGTTAAGTCGACCACGAACGCCAGAAAGGGTGATTTTACCTTATCGGGCAGCGAAGTCAACGAAGCGATGGGAAACAATAATTACATGATCGTCCGGGTGACTCCGGAGGAAATGATTTTTCTCGGGAACCCAATCTTTGATATAAAAGAAAAGCTGACAAAAATCGAAGGGACCAATTTCGAGATCATTCCTACCGCCTATAACTTTAAATATTTCAAAACTGAACCATGA